In Candidatus Schekmanbacteria bacterium, the DNA window GGTATAGCTATTCTCTCATTTTTAGAGTTGTTACAGGCTTTAACAAACAGAAATTTATAGATGAAGAACTCCATTTCAAAAAATATCCGTCTGCAGAAAGACATTAAACGATTTTTGTGTATCCTTTCTATATTATCTTTTTTATCTTGCGCTATATCTATTCCTGAAAAGAAAGAAACAAAAAAAGTATCAAAGGTTACATACCGTGAAAGAGGAATAGCATCGTGGTATGGAAAGAAATTTCATGGACGACTTACTGCAAGCGGTGAAGTTTATGATATGTATGGCATAAGTGCGGCACATAAGACACTCCCTTTGGGGACTGTTTGTAAAGTTACAAATTTGAGAAACGGCAGAAGTATTGTTCTAAGAATAAATGACAGAGGTCCCTTTGTAAAAGGAAGAATTATTGATTTGAGTTATGGAGCGGCAAAGAAATTAGGATTTGCCAAAGAAGGATTAACTGAAGTATTGATAGAAGCCAATGTAAAGAAAAAAAGATGGATAGGGGACTATTCAATTCAGGTTGGCTCCTTCATTTATAAGAAAAATGCAGTCCGATTAAAAAATAAACTTGCAAAAAAGTATGGGTCAGCTTTTATAGAAAAATATAACGATGGAAAGAATACTTATTATAGGGTTAAAGTTGGACACTTCAAGACGCCAAATTCAGCTAATAATGTTATGAAGAAGCTTTCAAAAGAGGGATTTGACGCCTTCATTGTTTCAAATAAATAGGATTTCACAATTCGAATTACTATTGCCAGAATTTAAAAGTTGTTCTTTCAACTTTACCTTTTAAGTTTCATTCTCAATCAAGGGTAGAGCTTTATCATCCTTATGTGAGAAAATATTCTTCAAACCTTTGTTATTCTTCCAATTCTATCCTTATAGTTTCTGCATTTTTTACAGTTCTTAGTTGCGATAGGTCACCTTCCAGTTTGCCTACTATATTTACTGCGCTTGCCGGAAGGATTTTTCCGGGAGGCGAAATTGGTGTAGGTCCAAAGAAGAAGCAAAGGGCAGGACCTTCAGGCCAAAAACCGATATCGCCTTCATTCACTTCTTCCTTTGCTGTTTCATCAAGTTTATCATCAATATTTACAGAGAAGTAAATTTCGTCACCCCAAAGGTTTGCCTTTGATTTTATGGGAAGTGCTTTTAAAATTTTTTCTGCTGTTGATGTTTCGTGCAATAATCCGGTTATTGAAAAATTCTCAAATGTAATTTTTATTTTTTTGCTTGCCATAATTATTCTCCTAAAGAAAATAATTTATTATTTTAATTGTTGATATTTAAGAAACATATTTTAAGAATATGTCAAATACTCTATTGAAGAAAAAGGGGAGAATTATATGTCTGCTATTTTAGAAAACTATAAAAAGGTTTTAGATAGAATTGAAAAGAGCGCTATTAAAACAGGTAGAAATCCTTCTGAAATAACTCTTGTGGCTGTTTCTAAAACATTTCCTTTGGAGAAGATTGAAGAAGCCTATGATGCAGGAGCACGGATATTCGGTGAGAATTATATTCAGGAGGCAGTAAAAAAGATTGAATCCTTCACAAAAAAAGTAAGCTGGCATTTTATAGGACATCTTCAAACAAACAAAGTAAAATATGCAGTAGGTAATTTTGATTTCATCGAGGCAGTCGATTCTTTGAAGCTTTGTAAGGAAATCGACAAACGCGCAGGAGTGAAAGGGATAAAGCAAAAGATACTTCTTGAAGTAAATCTTTCAGGAGAAGAAAGCAAATATGGATTTTCAAAAGAGAGTCTCATTGAAGAAATCACCGAGATAGGAAAATTAAGAAATATTTCTGTTGAAGGGCTAATGACAATGCCTCCATTCAGTACAGATCCTGAAGATTCAAGAAGATATTTTATCGAACTGAGAGAATTAAGGGATGAAATAAATTCGATAAATGTTGAAGGCATTGAGATGAAAGAGCTTTCAATGGGAATGTCAAATGATTTTGAAGTCGCCATTGAGGAAGGTGCGACAATTGTAAGAGTGGGAACTCTGATCTTTGGACAAAGAGGATAGAAGTGAAGTCAACAGTTAGTTATTGACCATAATGACATCGTTTCTTTCAACACCAGTTGAAATAATCTTTATTTTACAGCCGGTATATTCTTCAATAAATTCGAGATAGTCTCTGCATTCAGGAGGAAGTTTTGAATATTCAGTTATCCCTTTGATTTCCTTCTTCCACCCTTTGAAAGTTTTGTAAATAGGTTTTATTTTGTTTGCTGCAGACGGATTTGTTGGATAGTCGGTTACTCTTTCTCCATCTATATCGTATGCTATACAGACTTTTATCTCGCTGAAATTGTCAAGGACATCGAGTTTTGTTATTGCAAAGGAATTGATTCCATTTACCCATACAGCATATTTCAGGACAACGAGGTCGAGCCATCCGCAACGCCTTTGCCTCCCCGTAGTGGCTCCAAATTCAGCGCCGATATCACATAATGCATCTCCATCAGCATCATTCAATTCTGTTGGGAAAAAACCTGCACCTACTCTTGTGGTATATGCTTTTGCTATTCCGAGAATGTTATTGATATAACGAGGAGGAATTCCCAATCCTGTCAACACACCGCCCACGGTTGTGTTGGAAGATGTAACAAATGGATAAGTTCCATGGTCGATGTCAAGCATTGTACCCTGAGCGCCTTCAAAGATGATAGACAATCCTTTGTTGATTGCCTCCTTCAAGTAGAGAGAGGCATCTACTATGTGCTTCTCGATTCGCTCTTTGTATTTCATATAATCATCGAAAATCTTTTTTTCCTCTAATGGCGGTTGGTTGTAAAGATTGGTAATTATAAAATTCTTTTCTTCCAAGTTTGCCTTTATCTTTTCCATAAAAATTTTTTCATCGAGAATATCCCAAACACGAATTCCCATTCTGCTTACCTTGTCAGTGTAGGCAGGACCAACACCGCGCATTGTCGTCCCAATTTTAGATTTTCCTTTCTTTGTTTCATTCTGCTGGTCTAAAATCTTGTGATAAGGCATTATGATATGGGCGTTGCCGCTTATTTTGAGATTGTCGTTTATGGTAATCCCCGATTTTTCAATCATAGAGATTTCTTCTTCCATTGTTGCCGGGTCTATTACAACACCATTACCTATGACACACTTTTTCCCTCGATGAAGAATACCGGAAGGAAGAAGATGGAATATAAATTTTTGGTCTCCAATTACAACTGTATGGCCTGCGTTTGGACCTCCCTGATATCTGCAAATGATGTCTGATTTTTCACTTATGAGGTCAACTATCTTGCCTTTCCCTTCATCGCCCCATTGTGAGCCGATTACTAATGTATTTGCCATTCTCGTAATATCCTGATTTATAACTTGACCACCTTAACGCTGAGGGCGTTTGGGAGTTGCTTTATTTTTTCAACAACTGATTCAGGTATTTCATTATCAACATTTACAATGGAAAGAGCTTCTTTTCCGGGTGCTGACCTTCCGAGAATCATTCCTGCTATATTGATGTTTGCTTCGCCCATTATTGTTCCCACTCTTCCTATTACACCGGGTTTGTCATAGTTGGAGAAGACCAACATTGTACCAGCCGCAGGAGCTTCAAGAAAGTATTCTCCAATTTTTACTATTCTTAGCATATTTTGATGAAAAACTGAACCTGCAACAGAATATGCTTCTTTGTCAGTAGTGAGTTTGACTGATATTAGGTTTGCAAATACCTTTTGCTCGCTCAATGTTGTTTCAGCAATCTTTATTCCTCTTTCTTTTGCAAGGAGAAGCGAATTGACAGGATTGGCGCTTTTCAATATCTGCTTCAATACACCCTGTACTATACTTGCTGTAATAGGACTAGTGTTGAGCTCAGTAACTTCACCGCTGTATTCAATGTTGATTTCCTTGAATCTGCCTTCTGCAATCTGAGATACAAAGCTGCCAAGTTTATCTCCTAATTCGATGAAGATGTTGGTCTTTTCTGCGAGTTGCGGTTCAATAGATGGGAAGTTGACAGCATTTCTAATCGTGCCGTTTAGGAGATAATCGGAGATTTGCTCAGCTATTGCTATTGCTACATTTGATTGCGCTTCAACAGTGGAAGCTCCAAGATGAGGTGTGCAGATAACATTTTCATGTTTTACAATGTCTAATTTTTTTGGCGGCTCTTCTTCGAAGACATCGAGCGCCGCACCTGCTACACGCCCATCATTCAGAGCTTCAAGCAGTGCATCTTCATCAACAGTCCCGCCTCTCGAGCAGTTGATAATTCTTACGCCTTTTTTTACTTTTTTAAGGGCTTCCCTTCCTATTATATGTTTTGTTGCTTCATTGAGAGGAGTGTGTATGGTGATGAAATCTGATTTTTCCAAAAGTTCATCGAGATTTACGAGCTGGACATTGAGTTTTTGAGCGCTTTCCTCGGATAGGTAAGGGTCGTATGCTATAACTTTCATCTTCAAGCCATTTGCTCTTGAAGCAACGATAGAACCAATTCTTCCCATCCCTATGATGCCTAAGGTTTTATTGAAAAGTTCGACACCCATAAATTTAGACTTTTCCCATTTTCCTTCTTTCATAGAAGCGCAGGCAAAGGGAATTTTCCTTGCAAGCGACATCATCATAGAAAGGGCATGTTCAGCAGTTGTTACAGTGTTTCCTCCGGGAGTATTCATTACAAGAATACCCTTCGATGTTGCGGCATCTATATCGACATTGTCAACACCGATTCCAGCTCTCCCAATCACTTTGAGATTGTCTGCTTTTTCTATTACATCAGCTTTAACCTTTGTTCTGCTTCTAATTACAAGAGCACTGTATTTTCCAATTTCTTTGATTAAATCTTCATGGCTTATTTCAGGATTGTAATCAACTTCTATCTTCCCGTTTTTCTTGAAAATCTCAATAGCTTCGGGCGAAATTTTATCACTGATTAATACCTTCATTATTCAATTTCCTTTTATTTTTAGTTTCCAAGAATTTCGAGGGCTTTTTGAACGCCTTTCCCCAATTCAACAGGATAACCTAAAGACTTCAAAGTTTGTTCTACAGCGGAGACAGCATTTACTACATCGAATTGGTCAGAATAGCCAAGATGAGCAATCCTAAAAATTTTCCCCTTTAGATGTTCTTGTCCACCGGCAATCGTCATACGATATTTGTTGCGAAGTGTTTTTACAATATCCCCGCCGCTTATTCCTTCAGGAGCTTTGACTGCTGTTACTGCATCACTTGGTTGGTCAGCCAAAAGTTCAAGCC includes these proteins:
- a CDS encoding septal ring lytic transglycosylase RlpA family protein, with the protein product MKNSISKNIRLQKDIKRFLCILSILSFLSCAISIPEKKETKKVSKVTYRERGIASWYGKKFHGRLTASGEVYDMYGISAAHKTLPLGTVCKVTNLRNGRSIVLRINDRGPFVKGRIIDLSYGAAKKLGFAKEGLTEVLIEANVKKKRWIGDYSIQVGSFIYKKNAVRLKNKLAKKYGSAFIEKYNDGKNTYYRVKVGHFKTPNSANNVMKKLSKEGFDAFIVSNK
- a CDS encoding YggS family pyridoxal phosphate-dependent enzyme — encoded protein: MSAILENYKKVLDRIEKSAIKTGRNPSEITLVAVSKTFPLEKIEEAYDAGARIFGENYIQEAVKKIESFTKKVSWHFIGHLQTNKVKYAVGNFDFIEAVDSLKLCKEIDKRAGVKGIKQKILLEVNLSGEESKYGFSKESLIEEITEIGKLRNISVEGLMTMPPFSTDPEDSRRYFIELRELRDEINSINVEGIEMKELSMGMSNDFEVAIEEGATIVRVGTLIFGQRG
- a CDS encoding adenylosuccinate synthase — protein: MANTLVIGSQWGDEGKGKIVDLISEKSDIICRYQGGPNAGHTVVIGDQKFIFHLLPSGILHRGKKCVIGNGVVIDPATMEEEISMIEKSGITINDNLKISGNAHIIMPYHKILDQQNETKKGKSKIGTTMRGVGPAYTDKVSRMGIRVWDILDEKIFMEKIKANLEEKNFIITNLYNQPPLEEKKIFDDYMKYKERIEKHIVDASLYLKEAINKGLSIIFEGAQGTMLDIDHGTYPFVTSSNTTVGGVLTGLGIPPRYINNILGIAKAYTTRVGAGFFPTELNDADGDALCDIGAEFGATTGRQRRCGWLDLVVLKYAVWVNGINSFAITKLDVLDNFSEIKVCIAYDIDGERVTDYPTNPSAANKIKPIYKTFKGWKKEIKGITEYSKLPPECRDYLEFIEEYTGCKIKIISTGVERNDVIMVNN
- a CDS encoding phosphoglycerate dehydrogenase — protein: MKVLISDKISPEAIEIFKKNGKIEVDYNPEISHEDLIKEIGKYSALVIRSRTKVKADVIEKADNLKVIGRAGIGVDNVDIDAATSKGILVMNTPGGNTVTTAEHALSMMMSLARKIPFACASMKEGKWEKSKFMGVELFNKTLGIIGMGRIGSIVASRANGLKMKVIAYDPYLSEESAQKLNVQLVNLDELLEKSDFITIHTPLNEATKHIIGREALKKVKKGVRIINCSRGGTVDEDALLEALNDGRVAGAALDVFEEEPPKKLDIVKHENVICTPHLGASTVEAQSNVAIAIAEQISDYLLNGTIRNAVNFPSIEPQLAEKTNIFIELGDKLGSFVSQIAEGRFKEINIEYSGEVTELNTSPITASIVQGVLKQILKSANPVNSLLLAKERGIKIAETTLSEQKVFANLISVKLTTDKEAYSVAGSVFHQNMLRIVKIGEYFLEAPAAGTMLVFSNYDKPGVIGRVGTIMGEANINIAGMILGRSAPGKEALSIVNVDNEIPESVVEKIKQLPNALSVKVVKL